ACTATAATTCTTCTAGTTCAACATGGATGGCGTTGTACGAGTACCCGACCAGCACTGCGCCCAACTATCTAGCAGGCAAATTAGACATTAGTGCTTACTTGCCAGTATCTCATTTGCGGGAAGATGACAGAGACCCTGTCTCTGACAAGACCGGCCGACGGACTGCCCTATGCCGCCGACAACATTGAAGCCTACACAGCCTTCTTAAGAGAAGTATAAAGTAGTCTTTCGGGGCTGCATCATACCATCACTAAACACCACCTTCTTTCTATCTCAGCAACGCTTCTTCCTTTTTTGAGGCTTCCATCATGCACTTTTCCACTCTCCTTCTCCCCCTCTACCTTATGGGAATGGCCGCAAGCTCCCCCATCCAAGCCACCGACGGTGACAATGCAGTTGCTCAAGTCGACAGCGCTGATGTAGCCCCTGATCTTAGCAGCAAGGACACCATCGGGAACTCAGCTGCGACATTGCTAACAGCCTAACAGCTATCCCGAACGTTGAACTAAGCTTCATTCCCACCAAGGACATCGCGGTTCGCGACCTACCTGGTACTGCTCCGAGAGAATGGAATCCTGTGCCAAACTAACCTGAGAACCCAGATTCTGCCATCGGTAGCCCCCCTGTCGATGAGAAGGCTCCTCAACGCCCTGGTACGTTATCCCATTGCAGCAATATAAAACTTTCCCTTTGTTAATCCTCACAAAGTACGCCATTACAGCACCACGTTTAGGGCCGGCCCGGGCGTCGAGAACGCGGTGGAGACGCATATGACGATCCGAGGAATCGCCGTCATCGTAACCGCCCATTTTGCCAACATCCACAACTTGATTGTCCTCATCACTCCTTCCTTCCCCAATAGTAAGTGAGGAAAACCCAAGACCGCGATCTGCGCTGATAGCAATTAGCACCTCTCTCTTTCATAGCAGGATTCCAAGACTTCTCTAAGGAGTTCAACTCTCCACTGATTAACTGGGCTTTTGACAAATACAGAACCATGAGTCCGCCCTCTGGTGAGATTTTCCAGTACGATGATTATTTCAGGTTCTTCTGGGATGCCTAGGCTTTCACAGGGTCAGCCGTTACACGTGTGATGCACATGATATAGTTGGGCCAGTATTGCTCCGGCAAGATCTGCTTCCAAGGTTGTCTTTTTGATCACTCTCTGTGTTGTTTCAGTATGGTTGTAGGGAAGAGAACGGATAATCTTTTATGTCCTGTTGTCCAACTCACAAAAACAGTCGTTACCGATTCCCAACTGAATATAAAAGTCTGCGAAAATCTAGTGCTATCTTTCCATACTATTGAGAACTTGTAGAGCAAATAAACCTTAGGTCCCCAAGACAGAATCACGAGGGAAAGTAAGAACAGAGAAGTCAACAAGCATGATCATGGTAACGATCAGATTACTTCGCTGGGAAACCAGGATTGGATCAAGACTATGAATGTACTAGCTCCGTCGGGCTAAGATAGGCGTTCCGGAGAACACGTCGGGGTTATAGGAACGAATCGAAGTATCCTCGCCCATGGATGCCGACTGTTTGTTTGTAAGTGACCTAAGGCCAGATGCCCACCTCCACGCGACCCTCACGAACAGCGCCCTATTCGCGATTCGCCACGAATCTGGCCTGTTCAGGCTAGCCATTTCGGTCCTAccatgtccgtgcgcgcaacgcctAAGTTCACGTAATGCCCCCGTTTTACTGGGGAAAAGCAAGCATTTCTATAATCCTTAAGAAGTAATCAACCAACGTACCATGTATTCTACAACTTTATATTTTGTACACAACGAACATAGTTATGCTTATGCAGTTGTACCCGCATTTACATGTGCACCGCCGCAGGTACACCGCCAAGCCAGACGGTGCGTGCAGATCCGGCTCCTCCTCACGCATGCCGGCGTGCATTGCTTATGCAGTCAAGCTTTCGCGCAGTGGACCACGCATCGGATGAGCGACTTTGCTCCGTGATGACAGGTGGGCTGTGGTGCCGTGGTGAAACAGTGGCTCCGCGACTCGGCTGCAGAGGATGCAGATCGGCCATCTCCCTTCTCGCGCCTGGTTTGGGAGCGAGATGGGCAAGAGAGCGGACGTCAAGGGGACGCGACAGGGGCGGTTGATTGGCTCGCGCTACTCCGCCGTCGCTATCGCCAGAAGGAAAGCTGACGAGTGCAGCAGAAGGAAAGTTGACGAGTGCAGCAGAAGGAAAGCTGACGAGTGCAGCAGAAGGAAAGTTGACGAGTGCAGCAGAAGGAAAGTTGACGAGTGCAGCAGAAGGAAAGCTGAAGACTGCAGCAGAAGGAAAGCTGACGAGTGCACGCGTCCTGACTCTTGCGTGGTGGCGGGGTGGGGTGCTCGAGCTGCCGTCTTGTGCGAGAACGAGCGGGTCGTCAGTCTTATAGGTGGTCGTGTCCAGACGCCTCAGGCTGCACCGTTGCGCCGCCGTGCCATGCTCTCCAGGATACGGCGCAGCAGCTGGCGGGCCTGGCGTGAGCTTGAACCGAAGCCTTCCCCTTCCGCAGTTGGGTGCCGTCCAAGCGCCTGCAGACGTGTGCGCTTGAGGCCTAGTCAGGGGCGTAGCTGCGGATCAGAGCGAGTTCGTTGTTTCGCAGCGGCAGCAGACTCGCCGATGCTCCACCACGCCCACGGCACCCAATCACGACCGCACGACCGCCGTCAACACGAGCGCGCCACCACCGACATGTCTGCCGCCTCACCTGCACTGGGCACGCTGCGGGATCAGTCCAATCCCAGTCGAGCATGGCCAGAAATAGGACGTTGGATATATGAGCCGACAGGCTGCCCCTGCCTGTCCCGCCTCCAACCTCTGATTCTTCGCTGTCTTTTGACGTCAGGGTAACTGTTCAGCTTCAGCGCCAGCTCTCCAGCTTTTTCCTCTTCCAGACCGAGGATTCAATCCGACGTCGTTACGCTCTTTTGGGACCCGCTTCGCTCTTTCATTGCCTCTCAGCCCCTTCACGCTTCCCTTCTCGCTTCCCTTCTCGCTTCCCTTCTCTGCCCATCGTTTTCCCCGCAAAGTGCACCACCTTCACCATGGCATACTTCAGCAAGCCCCAGAGCTTGACCACCATGCTGTTTGCCTTGTTTGCTTTCCTGCACTTCACAGTCGCGCTCCAGCACGGatcccaccaccaccgcgcTCGCCACTCCGCAGACGCCGTCATCAAGAGGCAGATGGACGAGATCGCTGACAGCCTGGTTGCCCGTCAGTCGAGTGGATTCACCGCCGTCACCGGCGTCTGCAACACGAACACCGGCAGCGATGGCGCCTGCAACAGCAACGGCCGTGTCTCGGCGCCCCGTCTCGAGATCCGCCAGCTGAAGCAGAACGCCGACCAGTGGAATCTGTACCTCCTCGGCATGGAGAGGTTCCAGGCAAAGGACAAGAACGACAGGCTCTCGTACTACCAGGTCGTCGGTGTCCACGGCCGTCCCTTCACCACATGGAACAACTTCCCCACTCCGCTGCTCAACCAGGCTGGCTTCTGCCCCCACGCACAGACCCTCTTCGGTTCCTGGCACAGGCCGTACCTGGCCCTCTTCGAGGTAAGCAGTTCGTGCACCTTCTTGTCCAGACGATACTAACACCAGCACAGCAAGCCTGGTACCAGAACGTCCAGGAGGTCATCAAGACCTTCCCCGCCGGCCAGCAGAGCCGGTGGAACCAAGCTGCGGCCACGCTGCGCATGCCCTACTGGGACTGGGCGCAGGACCCCGGCGCTGGCGGCGCCACTGTGCCCACCTTGATCCGCGACCAgaccgtcaccgtcaccaAGCCTTCTGGAACAGTCTCCATCCCCAACCCTCTCTACTCGTACAGCTGGGGTAACACTCTGCCTACGGAGATGGGTGGTGGCCCGTGGAACAACTTCCCCAGCACGCTCCGTCGCCCGGTTGCCAGCCCGACccgcagcaacaacaacgagATGAACGCCCGCTTCAATTCGATGCGCGTCTCTCTCCGCGACCGCGTCTTTGCTCTCTTCTCCAGCAAGCAGGCCTGGGGTGCCGCCTCCACCTCCCAGATTGGTGTCCGTACCGATCTCTCCGGCAGCGGTGTCGACAGCTTCGAGTCCGTCCACGACGCCGTCCACAACACCGCCGGCGGTGAGACGGGTGGCCACATGTACTACCTCGACATCTCTTCTTTTGACCCCATTTTCTGGCTCCACCACACCAACATCGACCGTCTGCTTGCCATGTACCAGCTCATCGTGCCCAACACGTACGTCGCCAACGGCAACATCAACCACCCCATGGCCCAGTGGCAGCAGGGCGAGGCCAAGAACAGCTACACGCCCCTCAAGCCCTTCACCAAGAACACCAAGGGCGACTACTTCACCTCCCAGGATGTCAAGGAGACGCGTGTCCTGGGATACTACTACCCCGAGACCAGCGACCGCTCCTACTCGCAGGTGGCTCGCGCCGTCACCAGCCTCTACGGCGCCGGTTCCAGGACGCTTACCAAGCGCGATAACGAGACCACCGCTGAGACTGGCCAGTACCTTGGCCGTCCTCTCAAGGAGGGTGACTACCACCACGTTCTCTCTGTTGTCGCCAACAAGTACGCGATGGAGGGTTCGTACACTGTCCACTGCTTCATCGGCAAGCCCGGCTCCAACTCGACCTCCCACTCGACTGCCCCCTACTCCAACGCGACCGCTCCCTACCCAGTCTCCAACTCGACCGCCCCGTACATCAACGGCACTGACTCGGAGGCTGACTACGACCCGTCGACCGACTACACCCAGGACCCCAACTATGTCGGTGCTTACGGTGTTCTCGGCGGCTCCATGGCTGGTGGCGGCAACGCCACCTACCCCGTCATGACCGAGGGCGCTCTTCCCCTAACCAGCTGCCTTCAGGGCAAGGAAGCCGAGGGCAGCCTCAAGTCACTCCACCCCGACGACGTCGAGCCCTACCTTGCGGAGAACCTCTACTACAAGGTGGTCGGCGTCAAGGGCGAGCTGAACCCGGACGACATCCCCGACTTCCACGTCTACGCAAAGTGCACAAAGGTTACGCCCGCCGCCTCGGACGACGAACTCCCCGACCTCAGCGCCCCGTACCAGAAGCTGCCCAAGGCCACCGAGAACAAGCCTGCCGGCAAGCCCTTCACCTACACACCTACGCCCTTTGACATCCCGCTCCCCGAGGGCGACGAGTACAACGAGCCCACGGTTGGCAACAGCGGCTCCACCTCGCCTTCCTACCCCGGCGCGGGTGTCTTCCCGTACCCGACGCTGCCGTGGGAGGAGCAGGGTTACTGCGTCTCCAAGCAGACGATTGAGTATGTGGACCAGGATGGCAACTTTTTGTACTCTGAGATGTAGAGTTTGTATTGTAGAATCTTAGGGGTGTGAATGGTGTatagagagagggagagaggtGGATGTGTCGATGTGTATAACCCCATTTCCTATCTTTATTTCCAAAATATTTTTCCTTTGATCATGTAATTCAATACCTTAAATGTACATTGATCTGAGGATCgtgtctttgtctttgtctaTGTCATCCTCGCTCTATAATGCTTGTGTGACTCGATCTATACAATTTTATATCTAACACCTATAGAGCTAGTAATATTTAACGCACCCGTGTGTAGAGAGaattatattagtatacttttACACATTATTCCATCTTTTTCCTTTCTTCCTTGACCGTGTCATTCGATTCGATTCGATTCGATTCAATTCATTTCAATTCATTTCAATTCAAGACATTTCAATTCCAGTCAGGTCAATGCAAGTCAGGTCAATTCAATTCAGGTCAATTCAATCCAACTCATTTCCATCCAATACAGCGCAACCCCTCCACCgcccctccctccctccaGATCAGAATTCCCGCCCATCCCGTCATCGCTGAGCTCGTGACCCCGTGCGCTTTCCCTCCGCTCCGCAGCTGCAGCGCCGGGACTGACTCGCTGCACATAGACGCGTCTGGATTCGATGCGCAGATGTTGTTTTCGGCGAGGTGTGCTGGCGGATAGGATAGGATGGGGTGGGCGAGTCGTGTCGCTTCAGGATatctggtgctggtgctggtgctgttACTAGACATACAGGTGGGCTGTGTGCGGGACTGCGGTTGGTGCGTGGGTGCCGAGGGGCGGGTGTGCGGTATCTGGTACCTAGTACCTGATACCTGATACCTAATACCTGATACCTGATACCTAATGCCTAATACCTAATACCTAATACCCAACATGCACTCTCTGCTCTCTACTAGGTAGTACAGATTGTAGTCATCTGGCTTGTTAGAGCAGAAACCTCTGATATTAACTATTAACACGCTCTTCTTTTCAGTAGCCATTCACTGCTGCAAAGAAGTGCTATGCAATAAGCGTATAATCTGGAGTTGTGAACTAGGGGTTTCTGACGTGGGGGTGGTGTGCTGATAGGAGGTGGTTGGGGTTCTGGGTTCTGCATGTATGCAATGCGTTATGGAGTAGCTTATATACGTCTGGGCTCGGTATTTGTGATTCTCCTTCTCATTGATACCTCTAGATGGAATGTTTTTGGATTGAAATAGGAACTGGGAATGGAAATTTGGAAGGGGATGCGGAGGGGAATGGGGGTATCTTGGTGCTTGTGCAACGTGCGAAAGAAACCAAcggggagagagagaggaagagaggaaggaaggaagaaggagagagagagggagggAGAAAACATCCTGATGTGCGCCAACCCATGCATGCACTTGATCACCATACCCTTACATCTCGAATTCAAGAGGGTGTCATACCATATGCCTGTGTCGCGTCAGTACCATGTCTTGGCGTCGTGAAAACGGAATAGAAGGGACAGAATGAAGTGGGATGGAAGATGGAGGAGCGTACCACAACGAGCCGCCACGGAAAAACCTAAGCAGGTCTTAGCACGCATTCCTTCAAGAGCGGAGACGGGAGAGGAAGCTAGTTCTCTGTTGTCGAGGGAGGCTTCACATGACGACGCACTTTTGATCCGCGTACACCTCGCCGTACTGGTCGATGCCGGCCATGTGCTCGTTGTAGCGCTGCTTGGCTTTGACTTCGTCGGGAAACCATTTCTTGAGGAAGGCGGCGAGTTCGTTGTCGAGATTGTCTGGGGGGTGGTGTTAGTTGCTTGTTCGTGAGAGGGGGGGCACTGAGAGACGCACCGGAGTTTGCGTCAAAGACGGTTTTGGCGCGGCAGTAGGGGCAGTTGTGTTGCTTGTTGTTCTGCATCACGATCAGACAACGGATGCAGAAGACGTGCCCGCAGGACAGCTTCACGGGCCGCCATTCTATCTCGCAGCACATGGGGCAGCTGTAGTCGTCGAGCTGCGGCACGTGCGAGAGGATCCGAGTGTTGACCTCTGCGCAGACGGCTTTGGCGAGGTGCTCGGAGAACTCGGGATACTCGACCTGTCGAGGGAAGGTTTGCTTGACGCCCAGCGCTGTGCGCTTGTCGAACTTCTTCAGGATCTTGATCATGGCGTTGTGGTTGATCTCGCCGAATCGCAGGCCCTGCAGGATTTCCCGGTTGATGTGCATGAACATGTTGAGCGCGGCCAtgttctccttcttcttgaacTTCTCGACCAACCCAGCTCTTGCGACCTTGTTGGAGAACTCGGCCAAACGGCGTGTGGCCTTGTCGGCGTCGTGTGATTTGTGGTCCTGTTCCGTGGTGCCGAAAAAGATGCCTTCTTCAATGTACATCTGGAAGACCTGGCGCCAGGCAGTGATGGTCTTTTTGTTGGAGCGCTTGTTCACGTCGGTAAGTTTGGCTATTTGGGAGCCCAAAGATTCGA
The Ascochyta rabiei chromosome 17, complete sequence DNA segment above includes these coding regions:
- a CDS encoding Tyrosinase, yielding MAYFSKPQSLTTMLFALFAFLHFTVALQHGSHHHRARHSADAVIKRQMDEIADSLVARQSSGFTAVTGVCNTNTGSDGACNSNGRVSAPRLEIRQLKQNADQWNLYLLGMERFQAKDKNDRLSYYQVVGVHGRPFTTWNNFPTPLLNQAGFCPHAQTLFGSWHRPYLALFEQAWYQNVQEVIKTFPAGQQSRWNQAAATLRMPYWDWAQDPGAGGATVPTLIRDQTVTVTKPSGTVSIPNPLYSYSWGNTLPTEMGGGPWNNFPSTLRRPVASPTRSNNNEMNARFNSMRVSLRDRVFALFSSKQAWGAASTSQIGVRTDLSGSGVDSFESVHDAVHNTAGGETGGHMYYLDISSFDPIFWLHHTNIDRLLAMYQLIVPNTYVANGNINHPMAQWQQGEAKNSYTPLKPFTKNTKGDYFTSQDVKETRVLGYYYPETSDRSYSQVARAVTSLYGAGSRTLTKRDNETTAETGQYLGRPLKEGDYHHVLSVVANKYAMEGSYTVHCFIGKPGSNSTSHSTAPYSNATAPYPVSNSTAPYINGTDSEADYDPSTDYTQDPNYVGAYGVLGGSMAGGGNATYPVMTEGALPLTSCLQGKEAEGSLKSLHPDDVEPYLAENLYYKVVGVKGELNPDDIPDFHVYAKCTKVTPAASDDELPDLSAPYQKLPKATENKPAGKPFTYTPTPFDIPLPEGDEYNEPTVGNSGSTSPSYPGAGVFPYPTLPWEEQGYCVSKQTIEYVDQDGNFLYSEM